The nucleotide window CGATGAACAGCGAGGCGACGATGACCGCGCCGAGCCCGACGCCGACCCCTATGGCGGCGCCCAGGTCACGGCCCGCGCTCTTCTTCTGCGGGGCGGGCTGAGGGGCGTCGGGCATGGGCTCCGGCTTCTGCGACGCGGCCACGGAGGACTGCGCCGACTGGGTCTCGTCGCGGAACAGGGGGCCACCCATCCGGGCGGCCCCCCGGTCGTCATCCTGGTTCCCGCCATGCGCGGGTACGTCGGGCACGATGGGCATGGGCTGAGTCTGCATGTAGTGCGGGGCCTCAGGCGCATCGTACGCGGGACCCGACGGGGTGGCCCCCTGGACAGGTCCCCGGTCGGTCGGCGCCCAGTACCCGGCTTGTGGCGGCGCTCCCCAGGAAGAGTCGTTCATCAGACCTCGAGGAGCTCCGCTTCCTTGTGCTTGAGCAGCTCGTCCACCTGGGCGACGTACTTCGCGGTGGTGTCGTCGAGCTCCTTCTCCGCACGGCGGCCCTCGTCCTCACCGACCTCGCCGTCCTTGACGAGCTTGTCGATGCCGTCCTTGGCCTTGCGGCGGACGGACCGGATGGAGACCTTGGCGTCCTCGGCCTTGGTCTTGGCGACCTTGATGTAGTCGCGGCGGCGCTCCTCGGTCAGCTCGGGGAACACCACTCGGATGATGTTGCCGTCGTTGCTCGGGTTGACGCCCAGGTCGGAGTCGCGGATCGCCTGCTCGATGTTGCGCAGCGCGGTCTTGTCGAACGGGGTCACCACGGCCATGCGCGGCTCCGGCACCGAGAACGAGGCCAGCTGGTTGATCGGCGTCAGCGCGCCGTAGTAGTCGGCCACGATCTTGTTGAACATCGCCGGGTGCGCACGACCGGTGCGGATCGCGGCGAAGTCGTCCTTGGCGACCACGACGGCCTTCTCCATCTTCTCCTCGGCCTCGAGGAGGGTCTCTTCGATCACCACTTGCTCCTGCGTGTCTTGAGTAGGCCCGGCTGCTGTTCTTGAGTTTCGGTCGGCGGCCGGCTGCGTCGCGTCTTCTTCCTGCACGGTTCCCGACCGGCAGGACATTGTCCATCCCCCGGTCAGGCTCCGTCCCCCGGGCAGGGGAAGGTGCCGGTCAGGCCCGGCTTCCCTGATCACCCACGAGAGTGCCGATCTTCTCACCCTTGACGGCCCGCGCGATATTGCCCTCCTTGAGAAGCTCGAACACGAGGATCGGAAGCTTGTTGTCACGGCAGAGCGTGATCGCGGTGGCGTCGGCGACCTTCAGTTCGCGGGTGATGACCTCGCCGTAGCCGAGGGCGTCGAACCTGACCGCGTCCGGGTTGGTCTTCGGGTCGGAGTCGTAGACCCCGTCCACACCGTTCTTGCCCATCAGCAGGGCCTCGGCGTCGAT belongs to Streptomyces graminofaciens and includes:
- the frr gene encoding ribosome recycling factor, encoding MIEETLLEAEEKMEKAVVVAKDDFAAIRTGRAHPAMFNKIVADYYGALTPINQLASFSVPEPRMAVVTPFDKTALRNIEQAIRDSDLGVNPSNDGNIIRVVFPELTEERRRDYIKVAKTKAEDAKVSIRSVRRKAKDGIDKLVKDGEVGEDEGRRAEKELDDTTAKYVAQVDELLKHKEAELLEV